The nucleotide sequence GATAGCGAGCAAATACGGTAATTGGCTGGGGCGTTAATATGTTATTGTGTTTCTTCCATCTGATTTCTTTATTATTTTTGTTTTACGTTTTATGCTTTTTATCAAACGACTTTtataaaaattgtgaacaattttcCAACTCATGGACATTTTTTAAAATATCAAACTATTTTACAATtcttgaacaattttcaaatttgtaTGTTTTCTTAAAATCAATAATAGTTTTCAAATTTTTATTTGTTTTCAATTATTCAAACATTTTTTATTTTCGTGAAAAATTCAAACTCATGATTCTTATAAGTTCGTAAACATTTTTCTGAATTTGGATTTAGTTTCTGAACTTCCTGAAATTTATGAAActcgcaaacattttttgaaaatgatgaGTGATTTTTGAACTCGTCAAGATTTACGTGCACACTTGTGGAATTTTTCAAGAAGTTTCCAAATTTGCTGTCATTTTAAAATCCTACAACGTTTTTGAATTGGCAAACTTTTTTTGATTTCATGAAGATTTTTTTATTAGCAAATACTTTTTTAAATTCGTTTCTACTTTTTGAAATTCTCGATTTTTATTGAAATTCATAATATTTTGGAATTCATGAACATGCTTTGGACTTCATGAACTTTTtgtgaattcatgaatattttcctgaattcatgaacatatttttattTCATTGACATTTTTTGATAATCACGATCATTTTTTAAAGTCCTGAATATTTTTGAATCcatgaatattttctaaaattttCAAACAGTTTTTGTACTCACGAGCATTTTTCAAAATAGTAAACAATTTTAAGATTTCATGAATATTTATATAATcttgatttttttggaattattgGAATTGTTTCAATCTTTCTTACAAATTCTTGGAATTGTCAtgtttttctaaaaaaagaaaagcaaaaactgagaaaaaagaaaggaaaaaaaacgcaCCCGCAGTGGGCCGGCCCAAATCCGCGCGGGTGGGTGCGCATAAACCGTGCGGGTTGGCAGCCGCAGCAAGCATCCCGTGTGCATTTGCTCGACCTCCATCGTTCTATGCGGGAATTGGGAGTTGCCAGAACGACAAGAAAAGTGATGTGAGTTACTCAAAAAAAAAAGTGATGTGAAAAATGATACGGACTATTATACATAGGCTGCTAACACACGAGATAGAGAAGCACGCTCAAACCCTCACGTGTGCCTGCGCGAATCATAAAACAACTTATCCAATGGTCTATCATGTGACAGAGACTTTGACAAAGCAAACACATTTCTTTTATCCACTACCTATGATGAGTCTACTGGATAGGGATTTTTTTTGTGAACAGTCTACTGGGTAGCATGAAAATGTGCAATTGGTCcacaaaagaaagaaacaaaaaacggCAGGGGATAAAACAAACTCAGCATGCACATTTGTTTTTCAAACTTGGCCATGAGGCACAAGCGAAAATAGTAATAAAAACACTTATATATACATCTTCAAATGTTGTAGCACACCAACACTGTCAGTAAACTATAAACTATGATAAGTACACCTTTGCTTGACAGCTCCTACCATAAATTTCTTTTTGAAAATAGACCACGCGAAAATGAAGGGCCATCAACCTTTGATGGCTGACACTacattttttctgaaaaaaaatacACGCACTACTTGTTGTGGAAGTACAGTAACCAGAGCTGGTGCTGTTACAGTATATTACAACTGGACAAGTCAAACCTACAATCACGTCAGAGCCTCTTACATTTGAAGCGACCCGTCAGCCTGTTTGTCTGGTGCGGGCGCCGGCTGCGGTGCCGGTTTGACGAAGCGCTTCCAGTACCAATGGCGTGCCCAGACCGCGCCCATGGCCTCTATGGGCACGCCCTTGGTCTCCGGAAGGAAGGCGATGATGAATGCCGTCATGACGACGACCCAGGCGGCGTTGTAGGCGAAGGAGCCATACTTGAAGCTGCAGAGCATGGCGAGGAAGGACTGCGTCTGCACGAAGGTGAGCGTGAGCGAGATGGACTCGCTCATGCTCTGCCCCGCGGACCTCACCCCCAGCGGGAAGATCTCACTGGGGATGATCCACTTGAGTGGCCCCCAGGAGATGCCGAACCCGGCCACGAAGAGGCACACCAGCGCCACCACGGCAACCGCGTAGGGCCTCGGCATCGCCTTCCCGCCGTTGGTGCCCAGCTCTGCACCGAAGATCCATGTCATCCCCACCAGGCACACGAGCAGGACGCCGCCGCCCAGCTTGAAGAGGAAGCGGCGGCCGAAGCGGTCGACGGAGAGCGCGGCCACGGAGATGGACTCCAGGCTGACGACGTCAGTGATGATGGAGCCGAGGATGGCCTTCTGGCTCGTGAACCCGATAGTGTGGAAGAGGAGCGGCGCAAAGACCGTGACCACGATCATGCCCGTCAGCTCAAAGAAGAGTGGGATGAAGATCGCCATGACCAGGTGGGGCCGGTACTCGCGCAACAGGATGCGTCGGAACACGCCGGACTTGTGTCGGCCGCCCTCCTCCGCGGCGCGCATGATGTCCTTGAGCTCGACGTCGACGTCGGCGGTCCGGCCGCGGATCCGGCGCAGCGAGTGGCGGGCCTCGTCGACCTTCCCGCGCAGCACCAGGCTGTTGGGCGAGTCCGGAATGAAGATGGCGCCGACGAGGATGACGACGGCTGGGATGATGCCGACACCGAGGGACAGGCGCCAGCCCCACCCTGGGATTGTGTTGGCGCGGTAGTTGACCAGGTCGGCCACGAACATACCCACGttgaggaagaagtggaagatgctCCTGAACGCGCCCAGGGGCGCAGCCAGAAAATTTGACCATTGGATTCACTCCATAACTACATTCACTACAGGAGAAAAATTATAAGCCGAATGCCCAAAACACTAGGCTTATGCCGTTTTACACTCGGTTTATATATAAGCCGAGTGTTTTTCACGGCTTACAGTACACGGCTTACTAAGGACCGGCTTATCAAGGGTAAGCCGAGAGCCATGGGGAAAACACTCGCTTTATATATAAGCCGAGTACACCTACGTAAGCCGAGGGCCAATAAACACACGGTTTATATATAACGGCAGCCGGACACTAACGGCTGCGCCACGTGTCCATCTCTATAAGCCGAGTGCCAGCGAGCACACGGTTTACATGTAAACCGAGGGCCGAGGAGAGCCGCACGGTTTATATGTAAACCGAGTGTTTCCCCATGGCTCTCGGCTTACATGTAAACCGAGGACTAAGGCAAGCGCACGGTATAAATGTAAACCGAGAGCCTCCGACCCGGCTTATATTTAGCGGGGTCGTCGGATAATGGCTTATAAGCCGGGTGCCAGGCCCTGGGACACACGGCTTACAGCCCATTGGGGACATATACATGCCCGATAAACCGGGTGCTTGCCGCTGGGACACAGGGCTTATAACGCTAGTAGCATTTTATTTGTCTACGTATGCCACTATATGCTACAATGGCTTCTGGGAGCACCAACAATATATATACATCAAAGTTCACAGCAACAATGTACTACAAGTTGACAACCATAACAAACCAACCATGAGTAGTCCACAGATGCATACATATTCAAAGAAGGTTCACAAAAACATGTGTACATATGCAACAAGAGTTCACAAACAAAAGGGCCATGAGTTCAAAGTCCACAAGCGTACATATTCAACAAGGATTCACCTACAGATGCAACAAGAGTCCACAAATGGAATCATGAGTTCCAAGTTCACACCTAGCATGAGTTCAACCTAAAAGATGCAATCAGCTTCCACCACAGCATGTATGCCCACCATCGATGACATCCACGATGCAAACCTATAAGTTTCAAATTGAAGCCAAGTAAGAATTTCCAAAGTAAAATTGCAGATCAGTAAGGCACAAGATTTAACAAGCATCAACGTATAAATTTCAAACTGAAGCTAAGAAGTATGAATAATATAAGGATCAACATTTGTGGGCTCTACTATCAATAATGCACAAGTTACAAGTTGAGAGGCACAACCAACGACAAGACACAAGCATCAATAGTGCACAAGCATAGACAACTACCTCGAGTGATCATTGTGCTGTGGAGGTTGAAGCACCATGAGCCGCAGTGGGTGTCACTGAGCTTGCTTGGGCAGGTTAGATCCACCTACCACAAAGTTATTGGAGCCTTCTCCCGACCGAGGACACTTCAAGCATGATCTTTAAGCATGATGGTAAGATGCATGATTGAAAAGTTGAAGACTTACAAAGCTAAAAGTAGGAAGCGGCGGAATAGGAGGAAGATCCGGCAAAGTAGAACAATGCATATTAGTATTGAACCAAGCAAACGTCTCCTGCAGGGCTGCCTGCTGTTTAACCATGAATTCCTGCTGCTGAAACAGGGCTtgctgcattttcatggcttgcTCCTGTTGAAGTAGGGCATTGGCCTGAGCCTCCAGCCGCAACCTGGTTTCTTCCTGCCGTAACCTGCTTTCTTCCTCTAGGCGAGCCTACAATATGCCATCACAACAAGTTTACCATCATCGCAATGCAAAGAAGAAACCCGAAGGGAGATCAATGAAGCAAAACATACATGGAATTGATGCATCATGTGTAGCCCAGGCTCTGGGCGACGCTCAATAGCAGGACCTGAGCTCGACGTGGTAGCACGGAGGTCGGCAAGTTTTGGAATGTCCTTACAGATGGAACCGTCACCAACATATAACCGTCCACGCTTCTTGCCTTGTCCTGACTTGAGGGAAACCGTAACATCAATGTCATGTGAGGCTCGATCAGAGTCAGGCCCGTTGCACTCCTTGAACTTCCCACTATATGCATCAATCCTCAATCCAGCCCCTGGGTTGACCCACCCCCTTCCGGTTTCTTTGACTTGCGGGAGAGACATAATCCCGTGAAGGTATTGAGCGGCTCTTCACCCTCACCTCTCTCCCTATTCTGCAATAGAAGCAATAATATACATAAGGGCACAAGTGGAGAAGTTCATAAGCCAAATATATTATTACCTTCTTCTGCACGTAAGCATGGAGGTTGAGGTTGCCATGAAGGTGTACCGGACCACCCATCAAGGCACGTCGCTCCGAAGCTGCTCTGTATGTGGCCCTCCACTCTGGGTTTATCCACCTGGATATGATTTGCTGGTAGCAAGGAATCTTGTTGTTGCACCATGGGGGAACCGCCTGAAGTATGTCAAATACATCCAACTTAGGAATGAAACTAAGTTGTTTTAATCGAGGCAATCACAAGTAATTAAATGGAAACTACCTTCATGTACATGGAACGGGTGAGATGCACTCTCCGGGCTAGCAGCTTTTTAAGAAGCATCTTGCGTTCATGCGCGAAATACTTTACCACAGCATTGACACGAGCCTCGTAAGGCATGTCTTGGACAATCTTCTTGGCAATCTCCTCCACAACCTCATTAGCTTCATCCTCCATACCCTCAACGCAAGTAAAGAAGTCCTACCAAAGTGCATAAATTCGCATAAGACAATTATCAATGCAATGATTTTGAATATTGGCAAAGAAATAACTAAGAAAATTGACAAAGAATTTTACCCAAAAATCGTTGACCACCCACTCAGCAGCACTGCGGTACTCCCTGTCCCACTTGTCTTCCGTATCTGGAGCGCGTTTCCAGTGCTCCCAAGACCAAGCTGGCTCCTCCTCACCGTCTCCTATGGGAAGTAGGCCGGGGTAATAATGCCTACAAAGACATCCAATGATGGTGCTTGGCTGTCGTGGCGGGATTGTGCCTTCTGGAATAACCACCAAGGCCCTGCACAATGGAAAGGCAAGTAAGTTAGTATCTGCAAAAAACTTGAATGTAAAGACATAGTTAAGAGTCCACAGAAGCACTTACCTCACACCAACAGGTTTAACAATGATCCCCTTATGTGGATATGGTCGCGAAGGGAGCGTGGACACCCCACGCAACCAGATTTTGGTCTCCTGAGGAACCGGCCATTCCATGTCCTTTGCCGATTCCTCCACCTCAtactctccctcctccaactcctccttcaCATGTTAGTCGATCCAGAAAGTTTACTTAATATCCTGGAAGACAGAGATCCTCACCTCACGTCGGTGCTAGGTGCTATGTGGGCTGAGGATAATTGGCCACGAGCAATTTAGTTGGAGGTGTCCCTGGGAGTCTTCTTCCTCCAAACTTACGAAGTTGACAAGAACATAACAGGTTGCAAATAACAAATTGCAGACTACTCTGAATGCAAGCTTTGACTCATCAAAAGTCTGCGACCTGTTATATATATGTACTCATTAAAAGCTTTTACTCTGAATGCAAGTTTTTCTTGCTGCCCTGAGTGAAAGCTTTTATTAACTAAAAAGTACTCTGTTATTGTATCTATCACGGCTGCAAATTGGCAGAATTTAATTTATTTCTGATTTTTTACAATTTTCTGAAACTCACAAAAAATTGATTATGCGAGACAGTGAATCAAAATACTACTTTGACAGTGTCAAACTACGCATATTTGTATTAGAACGTATACAACAGTGACCATATCTGTTGGTCGGGTAGCTACTTGACCATGGTAATGCTATAAAGCCTTGTACAGTTCTTATTTTCGGTTCGTACAACATTGTACAGTTTCTATTTCTTCAGTCGTATCAGGCCTCGCTTGGTAGCTTTGTTCAGATACGTTTGAGACCCAGCACAACACGAACACAGATGAGGGATAGGAGTTGAGGGGCGCTACCTTGGGCCTCGATGCGTGGTGGCGACCATCGACGAAGCAGAAGAGTTGAAGAGGACGGCGATGCAGGTGGCCGGCAGCGTCGGAGTCTAAGAGGAACGGGGCGGCGACGCCTGAGGAGAAGGTGCTCGGGGCGCCAGTGTCGGTGAGCTCGGGCCGGGCGGAGACGTTCCCGGcgttcttctcctcctcgccgagCACCTTGCCGCCGGAGGAGGCCCGACGACCTCAACCCTAGCGAACGGGGGACGGGGGCCGGGCATGCTCGGGGGAGGAAAAGCGCGATGTGTGGGGTGGGGGCGGGGGAGATCTGGTGGAGAGGAACGGCGCCggaggaggggcggcgcggcggccggtggGTGGGTGGGCGGAGACGGCGGGGCGGGCACAGAGGATTTCGG is from Triticum aestivum cultivar Chinese Spring chromosome 1B, IWGSC CS RefSeq v2.1, whole genome shotgun sequence and encodes:
- the LOC123107945 gene encoding uncharacterized protein, producing MEWPVPQETKIWLRGVSTLPSRPYPHKGIIVKPVGVRALVVIPEGTIPPRQPSTIIGCLCRHYYPGLLPIGDGEEEPAWSWEHWKRAPDTEDKWDREYRSAAEWVVNDFWDFFTCVEGMEDEANEVVEEIAKKIVQDMPYEARVNAVVKYFAHERKMLLKKLLARRVHLTRSMYMKAVPPWCNNKIPCYQQIISRWINPEWRATYRAASERRALMGGPVHLHGNLNLHAYVQKKNRERGEGEEPLNTFTGLCLSRKSKKPEGGGSTQGLD